Proteins encoded together in one Terriglobia bacterium window:
- a CDS encoding fused MFS/spermidine synthase — MLPVYTLTILVSAALLFLVEPMIGRMILPRFGGSSSVWIACLLFFQTVLLAGYGYAHVLGRRLAPRAQVIVHGIVLLLPVAVLPLGLPGGPGPRALSPALLVLALLAVSVGPAFFVLSTSGPLLQRWFASTTHPAAGDPYFLYAAGNAGSLAALLCYPLLVEPALGLRSQSRLFSAGYLLFVALAGVCGVSLLRSRAAPPEARSQSVEDARPLTAARRLLWVLLAFAPSSVLLAATQYMTTDVAAVPLLWVVPLALYLLTFILAFSPRVLIPRRAAGYALGALTVALAAGIRFNFLDVPLPLLLVGHLAAVLLAGLVCHAGLAESRPTTDHLTEFYLLVGLGGALGGVFNALIAPLLFDSIAEYPLALILACALRPAPASAGGAGERRGRLAGAVLDLATLGSLAVVAVGLEAAVPSLRAALRFAIVAVPCLALIAVPRRMALGLVALMLPAWFQLNPGAALLHAARTFYGVHRVLMIQPPPIRTRDAAGQVRSFEMKPYHLLQHGTTGHGIQYPDPELASIPTAYYHRSGPIGQVFAAFDGGGRLDRAAMIGLGAGTLAAYGRPGRRFTFIEIDPEVVRIARDPALFTYLRDSKAEVDVVVGDGRTEIARLPDGSQGLVVVDAFSSDSIPVHMITREAIELYMTKLRPDGLLALHLTNEYLDLTAVIDSIALDLRLSGLAQDDGRATTEEQLERKMPSTWAVLARDVDALGPLAADPRWERLPRRPNAPPDPAYLWTDEFSNLVGVLRRHHPSG, encoded by the coding sequence TTGCTGCCCGTCTACACCCTCACGATCCTGGTGAGCGCGGCGCTCCTCTTCCTCGTCGAGCCGATGATCGGAAGGATGATCCTTCCGCGTTTCGGTGGAAGCTCCTCGGTCTGGATCGCCTGCCTCCTGTTCTTCCAGACGGTTCTCCTCGCGGGCTACGGCTACGCTCACGTGCTCGGCCGCCGCCTCGCTCCCCGGGCGCAGGTCATCGTGCACGGGATCGTGCTCCTCCTGCCGGTGGCGGTGCTGCCGCTCGGCCTTCCCGGCGGACCCGGACCTCGGGCGCTCTCGCCGGCGCTCCTCGTGCTCGCGCTCCTCGCGGTCTCGGTGGGACCGGCGTTCTTCGTGCTCTCCACCTCGGGGCCGCTGCTCCAGCGCTGGTTCGCCTCGACCACGCACCCCGCGGCGGGGGATCCGTACTTCCTCTACGCCGCGGGGAACGCCGGCAGCCTGGCGGCGCTCCTCTGCTATCCGCTGCTGGTGGAGCCGGCCTTGGGACTGCGGTCGCAGAGCCGGCTCTTCTCGGCGGGTTATCTGCTGTTCGTCGCGCTGGCGGGGGTCTGTGGCGTGTCGCTCTTGAGGTCGCGCGCCGCCCCGCCCGAGGCGCGGTCGCAGTCGGTCGAGGACGCCCGACCCCTCACGGCGGCCCGGCGCCTCCTCTGGGTCCTGCTCGCGTTCGCCCCGTCGAGCGTGCTCCTGGCCGCCACCCAGTACATGACCACGGACGTCGCGGCCGTCCCGCTGCTCTGGGTGGTCCCGCTCGCGCTGTACCTGCTCACGTTCATCCTCGCCTTCTCCCCGCGCGTCCTCATCCCGCGCCGCGCGGCCGGCTATGCGCTCGGCGCCCTGACCGTCGCGCTGGCCGCCGGGATACGGTTCAACTTCCTGGACGTCCCCCTTCCGCTGCTGCTCGTGGGGCACCTCGCCGCGGTACTCCTCGCGGGTCTCGTATGCCACGCCGGCCTCGCCGAGAGCCGGCCGACCACGGACCACCTCACCGAGTTCTATCTCCTCGTCGGGCTGGGAGGCGCTCTCGGCGGGGTCTTCAACGCGCTGATCGCGCCGCTCCTCTTCGATTCGATCGCCGAGTACCCGCTGGCCCTCATCCTCGCCTGCGCGCTCCGGCCCGCGCCCGCGTCGGCCGGCGGGGCGGGGGAGCGGCGAGGGCGTCTCGCCGGGGCCGTTCTCGACCTGGCCACTCTCGGCTCGCTGGCCGTCGTGGCCGTCGGCCTCGAGGCGGCGGTCCCGTCCCTTAGGGCGGCACTGCGGTTCGCGATCGTCGCCGTCCCCTGCCTCGCGCTGATCGCCGTGCCCCGGCGGATGGCCCTCGGCCTCGTCGCGCTGATGCTCCCGGCCTGGTTCCAGCTGAACCCCGGCGCCGCGCTGCTGCACGCGGCCCGGACGTTCTACGGCGTTCACCGCGTGCTGATGATCCAGCCGCCGCCGATCCGCACGAGGGACGCCGCGGGCCAGGTCCGGTCGTTCGAGATGAAGCCGTACCATCTGCTCCAGCACGGGACGACCGGGCACGGGATCCAGTACCCCGACCCGGAGCTCGCGTCGATCCCCACCGCCTACTACCACCGCAGCGGGCCGATCGGACAGGTGTTCGCCGCGTTCGACGGCGGCGGCCGACTGGACCGCGCCGCGATGATCGGACTGGGCGCGGGCACCCTCGCCGCCTATGGCCGGCCCGGCCGCCGGTTCACCTTCATCGAGATCGATCCCGAGGTCGTGAGGATCGCGCGGGACCCCGCCCTGTTCACCTATCTCAGGGACTCGAAGGCGGAGGTCGACGTGGTCGTGGGCGACGGGCGAACGGAGATCGCCCGCCTGCCGGACGGGTCGCAGGGCCTCGTGGTGGTGGACGCGTTCAGCTCCGACTCGATCCCCGTCCACATGATCACGCGGGAGGCGATCGAGCTTTACATGACGAAGCTCCGTCCCGACGGCCTCCTCGCGCTGCACCTGACCAACGAGTACCTGGACCTCACCGCCGTCATCGACAGCATCGCCTTGGATCTGCGGCTCTCCGGCCTCGCCCAGGACGATGGCCGCGCGACGACCGAGGAGCAGCTCGAGCGCAAGATGCCGTCCACCTGGGCCGTGCTCGCGCGGGACGTCGACGCGCTGGGGCCCCTCGCCGCCGACCCCCGCTGGGAGCGGCTGCCTCGGCGGCCGAACGCGCCGCCCGATCCCGCCTACCTGTGGACCGACGAGTTCTCGAACCTGGTGGGCGTGC